One Candidatus Ornithobacterium hominis genomic region harbors:
- a CDS encoding FISUMP domain-containing protein — protein MKKLLLSFVVLPGALATAQVGVNTDQPSGTFDAAYINPQEAPAGTKWANPATPQGVHFPNVSTEQRLKFEDVREGMMIYNTDKKCLEMYLGDESGAHQWECIPNVGNKSTQSVSVSPARFSGQFIGGVPLAGASVSFTITNNGFSPISVDFSDAVTVENEGRNITVNGEANKSVSLKGGAKKTLTYTLSGTPQAGTLTAIFNKLRLSAEQQLTVDKGKANLQNQEHYIVSLAYDGTTIQGYIDNNTSIKIPYTGGKGSYDAVVNIPPTTAAGQDSDINKITLSIPAGNFSARGELTATLNVEGNGSYQVKQMPAGESYVIATYDIDMNGSKSQVTIKGIGGIPDRKFKEDSRYKFIYLPVTVTGANGYNKTWLNYNLGAEFAKLGENFKPLQQLFGQAAHDEGKTHGSLYQWQRASDGHEFKNQPTTDDKANTWRDAGSSAGKFIKGSSNWVRNGEGASGANLELWRAGRDNNPCPSGYHVPTVEEWNQLLYAVGRGSQMWSQNKLPNLAAAGYHRYNNGSLSNKGSSGYYWSSSASYSFYAHYMNFGSGRSSTFGDDRARGHSVRCIKD, from the coding sequence ATGAAGAAATTATTACTTTCTTTCGTTGTATTGCCAGGGGCTTTAGCCACCGCTCAGGTAGGCGTTAATACAGACCAGCCAAGTGGCACTTTTGATGCTGCTTATATAAATCCTCAGGAAGCCCCTGCGGGTACAAAATGGGCAAACCCAGCAACACCTCAGGGCGTTCACTTCCCGAATGTTAGCACAGAACAGCGCTTGAAATTTGAAGATGTGAGAGAAGGAATGATGATTTATAATACCGATAAGAAGTGCCTTGAGATGTACCTTGGGGACGAAAGCGGTGCCCACCAATGGGAATGCATCCCCAATGTAGGGAACAAATCAACACAAAGCGTATCAGTATCGCCAGCAAGGTTCAGCGGGCAATTTATAGGAGGAGTGCCATTAGCAGGCGCCAGCGTAAGTTTCACCATTACCAACAATGGATTCTCTCCCATTAGCGTTGACTTCTCTGATGCCGTTACGGTAGAAAATGAAGGGAGAAATATAACAGTAAATGGCGAAGCCAACAAAAGCGTTAGCCTAAAAGGAGGCGCAAAAAAAACCTTGACGTATACGCTTAGCGGGACGCCACAGGCAGGTACGCTTACGGCTATATTCAACAAATTAAGATTAAGTGCAGAGCAGCAATTAACGGTAGACAAAGGAAAGGCAAACCTGCAAAACCAAGAGCATTATATCGTGTCGCTTGCCTATGATGGCACGACCATACAAGGTTATATAGACAATAACACTAGCATCAAAATACCTTACACTGGTGGAAAAGGAAGTTATGATGCTGTCGTAAACATTCCCCCAACCACCGCCGCAGGGCAAGATAGCGACATTAACAAAATCACGCTTAGTATCCCAGCAGGGAACTTTTCAGCGCGAGGCGAGTTGACTGCGACGCTAAACGTAGAAGGAAATGGGAGTTACCAAGTTAAGCAGATGCCGGCAGGGGAAAGTTACGTCATTGCAACTTATGATATTGATATGAACGGGAGCAAATCCCAAGTGACCATCAAAGGAATAGGCGGTATCCCAGACAGGAAGTTTAAAGAAGATTCACGCTACAAGTTTATTTACTTGCCCGTTACCGTTACAGGAGCAAATGGTTATAATAAGACATGGCTCAATTACAACTTAGGAGCAGAATTTGCCAAACTAGGAGAAAACTTTAAGCCACTGCAGCAGTTGTTTGGCCAAGCTGCCCATGATGAAGGTAAAACCCACGGTTCATTATACCAATGGCAGAGAGCGAGTGATGGGCATGAGTTTAAGAATCAACCAACTACCGATGATAAAGCCAATACTTGGAGAGACGCAGGCTCTTCAGCAGGGAAGTTTATTAAAGGAAGCTCTAACTGGGTAAGGAATGGTGAAGGTGCATCAGGTGCAAATTTAGAGTTGTGGAGAGCAGGAAGAGATAACAACCCTTGCCCGTCAGGTTACCATGTTCCGACTGTGGAGGAGTGGAATCAATTACTCTATGCTGTAGGAAGAGGAAGTCAAATGTGGAGTCAAAATAAGTTACCAAACCTTGCAGCTGCTGGCTACCATCGCTATAACAATGGTTCGCTGAGCAACAAGGGTTCTAGCGGGTACTACTGGAGTAGCTCTGCTAGCTACAGTTTCTACGCTCACTACATGAACTTCGGCAGTGGCCGCAGCAGTACGTTCGGCGACGACCGAGCTCGCGGGCATAGCGTGCGTTGTATTAAAGATTAA